Below is a genomic region from Verrucomicrobiota bacterium.
CCCAATTCGTCAGGCAGCCCGCAGGGTGCATGCCTCAGACACGATCCATCGGCACGACGACTCGCTCAATCCTCGAGGTCGTCGTCTGCTTCGTCGTCGTCCGCGGTGTCGTCCGCGGTGTCGTCCGTCATGTCGTCCACGACCTCATCCACGGTGTCATCCACGACGTCATTCATGGTGTCGTCGTCCACGTCGCCACCGATCTCAGGGACGTCGGCGTCCACCTCGGGCATGTCGGGAACCTCGTCGATGTCCGGCGTCGTCGGCGTGTCGGGCGTCTTCTCGCCCGGTTGCTCAGGCGGTTTGTTTGGCTCCTCCTTGGTCTGCTTGCCGCAGCCGGCCGTGGCCACAAAACCAACAAGCGCAAGCACCGTGAGCAGGACTAGGATTGACCTTGCCATCTCCAGATCCTTTCTTCACTCCTCGTGTTGCCGAGCCGGGCGCCACTTTTGACCGCCCGCATTGTTCGGCCTTCCCAAGACTGCGGTAGTATCACGCACCATGCTGATCTATGCAAGCCAAAACTCACGCCGGGCAAGCCGCTTGACGCGCCCCGGCCACCACCCCTACTCTCGCGCGTGCCACAACGGGAGACCCGCACCGTGCGCCTGAAGCTGATCGCCTGTGACGTGCTGACGCGCGAGGTGTGTTGGTCCGTCGCGCGAAGCCCGCATGTGATCGACCTGGAGTTCACGCCCAAGGGTGCTCACGACGAGAGCGACACGCTGCGCGCCATGCTCCAATCGAAGATCGACGCGGCATCGGTCTCCCCCGAACCCTACAACGCCATCCTGCTCGCCTACGGCATCTGCGGCAACTCGACCGTCGGTCTATGCGCGCGCACCACGCGACTTGTCATCCCGCGCGCTCACGACTGCTGCACACTGTTCCTCGGATCGAAGGCCGCGTTCAGCAAGCACTTCGGGTCCAACCCGAGCCAGCCGTTCAGCACCGCCGGCTACATCGAGCGCGGTGACTGGGACTCGCTCTCGACCACGACGGCCCGGCTGCTCGGCACCGACAAGACCTTCGATGACTACGTTCGCCTCTACGGAGAGGAGAATGCCCGCTACATCGCCGAGACAATGAACGCCTCGCTCGACCAGGGCGAGAGCGACACGCTCGTCTACATCGACGTGGCCGAGACACACAACGCCGCCCTCAAGGCCGAGTGCCGTGCCCGCGCCGAAGCCGCCGGCAAGCGCTTCGTCGAGCTCGGAGGCAGCGTGCGCCTTCTCGCCCGGCTCGCCAACGGCGACTGGGACCCCGACGAGTTCTTGGTCGTCGAGCCCGGGCAGCGTGTCATGGGCGTGTACGACCTCGACGAAGTGATGCGGGCCAAGGATCACACAGAGTAGCCAGGCGAAGCCACTCCGCAGACGCGGTCAACAGAGGGAGAGGAGCATAGACACACAGCGTATGCAGGCGGACTTGAACCCGGTCTCTGAGCACAACTACTACCTGCTCAAGTACGACGCGTGCGTCCCGGAAACACGGCCCGCCATCGACCGGTGCCTGATCGTTGCCGCCGACGTGCTGCTCGCCGGGATCGAGGGCCGTCAGCAGTAGTCCGGCCACCTCGTCGCTCAGGGGGTCGTGAGTTTCTGCGCGGAAAGCCAATCCTACTCCTGCCCGGTGAGCAGCTCGTCCGCCGGTTCGTCCGCCGGTTCGTCCGCCGGTCCGTCCGCCTCCTCCTCACCGGCAACCTTGAGGCCGCCGATGTTCTCGCCGTTGGGGCCGGCGCCGATGCAGGGGGAGTCCTCGGTCAGGAGCCAAGTCTCGTCCTTGTTCCTGACGATCATGGGATCGGCATCAAGATCCGAGTCTGCTGCGATGCAGTTCACGTAGTCGCCCCCGACGTTGTCGAAGAAGCAGTTGTAGCCGCCGCTCGTGTAGACCTGCGCGGGCGCCTCTTCGGGCGGAGTGTAGTAGATGCCCGCGCCGCCGTTGAACGCGATGATGTTGCGCTGGAAGACGGAAGAAGCACCCCGGCGAACCGACATGCCATGCTGCGTGTTGGCGGCGATGAGATTGCCGCGAACCACGGGATCCGTCGGGTCATCCCACAGTTCGACGCCGAAGACGTGGTTCGAAACAAGGATATTGTTCTCGACAACTCCGGTAACCCCCAGCCACATGTAAACGCCCGAGCCACCGTTGTGCGCGCACGTGTTGTGCCTGACGGTCAGGGTTGGACGATGCCGGCCAGCCTCGATGCCGGCGCACGTGTTCTCGACGCACCAGTTGTCCTCGATGAGAGCGGTCGCGCCGTTGAGGCCCGTAATGCCCGACAGCTCGTTGCGCGTCGTCCGGCGCTGCCGGACGACGCCCGTGGTCCTTTTGTCCTCGACGATGATGCCGTTCTCCTTGTTCTCGCGGCAGATGCAGTCGGTGACGGTGGCCGTCGCTCCGCCCATGACGATGATGCCGTCACCGCGGTTTCGGTCGCACGTGTTGGCGGTGACGGTGCGAGGGCGCGCCTTGTCTTGGATCTTGATGCCGTCCTCGTTGTCGTTGCAGGTGTTGTGTTCGAGGCTGGGTGTGGCGCCATCAAGCAGAAGGATCCCGCAGCGGCCACTCTTGGTGCACGCGTTGCGCCGCACGTCGATCCTCCCTGCGTCGGCGACGACGATACCGTGCAGCACATTGCGCTCGCAGGTGTTGTCCTCGATGAGGCCCGAGGCACCGAAGCGGAAGTAGATGCCGTTCATCTCGTTAGTGTGGCAGGCATTCTTTCGGACTGTCGCCCGTGCCCCGCGTCCGTAGGCGGCGATGCCCGTGTAGCCGTTCTTCTCGCATGTGTTCTCCTCGATCGTGGCCGCGGCGCGGCTGGTCACGAAGATGCCCCAGGCGCGGTTGGCGCGGCACGTGCACGCCTTGACGACGACGGTGCTCTTCCGGCCATAGATCCCAATACCGTTGTCGGTGCCGTTCTCGACGAGGCATGCCTCGACCTCGATCTTCGAGTCGACGATGTGCACCACGTCGTGCTCCGTGCGCCTCCGGCCTGGGGGGCTTGGTGCAACTCGAAGCGTCAAGGCCTCGATCCTCCCTGCACCGAGGCCATTGCCGACCACGGCCGAAGCACCCTTGCCCACGACGATGCATGTGTCGCGGTCCTCGCCTCGGAGCGTAACGCCGTCCTTGAGCTGGATGCTTTCGCCGTAGGCGCCGGCGCGCACCAGAACCGTATCGCCCGACGCTGCGGACTGCATTGCCTCGGCAATGGTGGTGTAGTCGCCGCCTGACCCGGCCACGACGATTGTGGCAGCGTTGGCGCCAGTGGCTGCCACGATCGTGAGCGACAGGAGGACCAAGCACACGGCAAGCTTTATCATGGCGCAATAAACCTCCGGCCGCTGCGAACCAACCCACTTCGTTCTCCCAGCGGACAGACCATTCGAGGTTGCCAAAAGCGGTGCCCGCAGTCAATGCCGTTGGGGGACCACTTCATGAGGATGGCCCATCGGAAGCGCCCGCCGAAGCGCCTTTGCGAGAGACCAGGCTTCTGCCGCAAGCTGCTCTCGTGCTGACGGTCGAGCGCTTGGTCTCTGCCGCCGGTGTGCTGGTTGCCGCGATGGAAGGCCGACGGCAGTGGGCAACGCATGGCAGGACAGGGCAGGCCTGGCCCCTCCGAATCCTGTTGCTCCGGCGAGCCGCTCTGTGCTCTGCTGGCCCCGCTTCCGCCCGAGCGTGGGGCCTTCCCGGTGCAACAGGCAGAGGATGAAGAGGACTGTGCCGACAAGACCAAGAACGTGGGAACCGCTGCCGCGCGAGGAAGTGGTGAGAGCCGTCGAGCGCCACCGCCCGCGCCGCGTCCCGCTCGTGCGCGCCAAGTGGTGGGGCGAAGGGCTGGAGGCGCAGTACGGCGACCGGCTCAAGGAACTCGACCGCTACCCTGAGGATGTCGTGCAGCTCTGGATCGAGCCATACGATCCCGCACAGATGGGCTTGTCCTGGCCGCTACGCATGGGCGGCGCGCACGACAGCACGTGCGTCATCGACGAGTGGTCCAAGCTCGATGAGTTCACAGCCAAGCTGCCCGATCCTGAAACCGACCCGCGATTCGACGTGCTCGCAGAGGAGGCGGGCCGCGCCCGCGCGCAAGGCCTGTACGTCATGCTCTCGTGGTGGGGCTTGTTCTTTGAGCGGCCGTGGGCGCTGCGCGGCATGGAAGACCTGATGGTCGACTACCACACCGACAGGGCCAACGTGCACCGGCTCCACGCCGCGCTGTGCGATCAGTACGTTGCCACCATCAGGCGAGCCGCGCGCGACCTGCGGCCCGATGGCTTCTTCACGAGCGACGACCTCGGCCACCAGACCCAGCCGATGATGAGCCCGGAGCTTTTCGACGAGCTGCTCAAGCCCTACTACGCCAAGGTCGGCGCCGTGCTTGACGAGTGCTCGATGCACTGGTGGCTGCACAGTTGCGGCAATAACACCTCGCTGCTCCCGGCGCTCATCGAAGCCGGCGTCGACGTGTTCCACCCCGTGCAGAAGGGCACGATGGACGAGCGCGCCGTCGCCCGCGACTACGGCGACCGGCTCAGTTTCTTCGTCGGCATCGACGTGCAGCATACGCTCCAGGAAAAGGATCCGGACGGTGTCCGCGCCGAGGTGCGCTTCCTGATCGACACCTTCGACCGGCCCGAGGGCGGCATGTGCATCGCGGCCGGCAACGGCATCGTCAGCGGCACCCCGTTCGACAATATCGAGGCGTTTCTCGATGAGGCGGTTCGCTACGGCGAACAGCACCGGCAAGGCCGTTCGGCCAAAGGGCGTACCGCCGGTCGGGAGACACCCGGAAACTGACATCTCAGGGTTGACAGGTCCGGTGTTGCCCTCCTACTCTCCTGCTGCTCGCATCTGCACGGGGTTGCACAGTCGTTTGATGCTCGGAGGCTGATCTGTGCGCGGGTGCTGAATGGATCCAGCGCCTCGTCGGCTGCCGCCGGCGCCCCGGATACGCGGCGGCGGCTTGGGTGAGACCGGCACCGAGCATATCTTTGTGCCTTGCCCGGGCGCCTGGGCAAGAGCAACGCAACCAATCCGCGCCAAGACAGGCGAAGTGGAGGACGGAGAATGATAACGTACGCACGCGAGGTCATCGAGCGGATCGTAGAACGCGACCCGAGTGAACCTGAATTCCACCAGGCTGTACGAGAGGTCCTTGACTCTCTGCAACCGGTACTGGAACGCCACCCGCAGTATCGCGATCACCGCATACTCGAGCGAATCACCGAGCCCGAGCGCGTTATCATCTTCCGCGTTCCTTGGTTGGATGACCATCACGAGGTCCGAGTGAACCGCGGTTTTCGCGTCCAGTTCAACAGCGCGATCGGTCCCTACAAAGGAGGGCTGCGGTTTCGTCCGACCGTGAATCTTGGGATCATGAAGTTCCTTGCCTTTGAACAGATCTTCAAGAACGCGCTCACCACGCTGCCCATGGGCGGCGCCAAGGGGGGGGCCGACTTCGACCCGAAGGGCAGAACGGACGCGGAAGTCATGCGTTTCTGTCAATCCTTCATGACGGAGCTGTGCAGACACCTCGGCGAAAACATGGATGTTCCCGCCGGAGACATGGGTGTCGGGTTCAGGGAGATCGGCTATCTGTTCGGTCAGTACAAGAGAATCCGGAATGAGTTCAGCGGGGCCATCACGGGCAAGAAGTACGACTGGGGCGGCTCGCTCCTCCGGCCGGAGGCAACTGGGTATGGTTCCGTGTATTTTGCGAATGAAATGCTTGCCGGACGCGACGACTCGATCGAGGGGAAGGTGTGCACCGTCTCGGGTTCGGGCAACGTCGCCCAGCACACCGTCGAGAAGCTCATCGAGCTCGGCGGGAAGGCTGTGACTCTCTCCGACTCCAATGGCGTGGCGTACGATCCAACGGGAATCGACGAAGAGAAGCTCGCTTTTGTTAAGGAACTCAAGAATGTCCGCCGGGGCCGGATAAGCGAACTCGCAGAGCACTTCCCAGGCGTCGAGTACGCGGAAGGCAAACGCCCGTGGTCAATCAAGTGCGATTGCGCTTTCCCATCGGCAACCCAGAACGAGATCTCAGGCGAGGACGCGAAGACTCTCATCCAGAATGGCTGCTTTGTCGTGTGCGAAGGGGCCAACATGCCGACCGAACCCCCGGGGATCGAGCTGTTCCTGAAGAAGAAGATCCTCTATGGGCCGGGGAAAGCCGCCAATGCTGGCGGCGTGGCCATCTCCGGACTGGAAATGGCTCAGAACGCGCAACACATCTCCTGGCCGAGCGAGGAGGTGGACGGGCGCCTGCGCTCCATCATGCACACGATCTACACAGTGATCTCGCAGGCGGCTGAGGAATACGGCGACCCCGGGAACTATGTGATGGGCGCCAACATTGCAGGGTTCCTGAAAGTCGCCGATGCGATGCTTGACCAGGGATTGGTGTAACGAGCCTGTTGCTGTCTCCAGCGTCTTCACAAAGCGGAGATCCGAGCGTGGAGGCCAAACCGTCAAATGGGACAACCAAGCAGGCAAGCGTTCGATCTGTCCGCGTTTGGAGCGCTGCCCTCTCCCGGTCATTCGGTGGGGTTTCTGCTGCCTCGCCACGGTTGCGTGGTGCTCGTCCTTGCCGACCCGCTTGAGCCGATCGCGCCCTTCGTCGCGCCCCTCCACACCTTCGACGGCCGACTCGGTCGCGCTCGAGTCGGCGAGCATCTCGCGGATGAGGCTACCGTCTCCCGGGTCATCCTCGACGAGCAACACCCTGACCAGCGAGCGTTCATGAATCACTCCCGGGGCATCCTCGCGGCATTCTGCCAGAAACTCTCGATCGCCCGGACAATGCCGACGAACTTGACCCAGTTGACGGGCTTGGTCACGTACGAGCTCGCGTTGAGATCGTACGCGCGCTGAATGTCCTTGTCATCGTCCGATGTGGTCAGCACCACGACGGGGATATGACGCAGCTTCTCGCTGCTCTTGATCTCGGCCAGGAGCTCCCGACCGTCTCGACCGGGGAGGTTCAGATCCAGAAGAATCAGATCGGGCCGC
It encodes:
- a CDS encoding response regulator; this translates as MDDERSRPLEVLLVEDDPGDVRLTREALNARTHLHVAENAEEAMAFLQRKGEHQDAARPDLILLDLNLPGRDGRELLAEIKSSEKLRHIPVVVLTTSDDDKDIQRAYDLNASSYVTKPVNWVKFVGIVRAIESFWQNAARMPRE
- a CDS encoding right-handed parallel beta-helix repeat-containing protein; protein product: MIKLAVCLVLLSLTIVAATGANAATIVVAGSGGDYTTIAEAMQSAASGDTVLVRAGAYGESIQLKDGVTLRGEDRDTCIVVGKGASAVVGNGLGAGRIEALTLRVAPSPPGRRRTEHDVVHIVDSKIEVEACLVENGTDNGIGIYGRKSTVVVKACTCRANRAWGIFVTSRAAATIEENTCEKNGYTGIAAYGRGARATVRKNACHTNEMNGIYFRFGASGLIEDNTCERNVLHGIVVADAGRIDVRRNACTKSGRCGILLLDGATPSLEHNTCNDNEDGIKIQDKARPRTVTANTCDRNRGDGIIVMGGATATVTDCICRENKENGIIVEDKRTTGVVRQRRTTRNELSGITGLNGATALIEDNWCVENTCAGIEAGRHRPTLTVRHNTCAHNGGSGVYMWLGVTGVVENNILVSNHVFGVELWDDPTDPVVRGNLIAANTQHGMSVRRGASSVFQRNIIAFNGGAGIYYTPPEEAPAQVYTSGGYNCFFDNVGGDYVNCIAADSDLDADPMIVRNKDETWLLTEDSPCIGAGPNGENIGGLKVAGEEEADGPADEPADEPADELLTGQE
- the gdhA gene encoding NADP-specific glutamate dehydrogenase encodes the protein MITYAREVIERIVERDPSEPEFHQAVREVLDSLQPVLERHPQYRDHRILERITEPERVIIFRVPWLDDHHEVRVNRGFRVQFNSAIGPYKGGLRFRPTVNLGIMKFLAFEQIFKNALTTLPMGGAKGGADFDPKGRTDAEVMRFCQSFMTELCRHLGENMDVPAGDMGVGFREIGYLFGQYKRIRNEFSGAITGKKYDWGGSLLRPEATGYGSVYFANEMLAGRDDSIEGKVCTVSGSGNVAQHTVEKLIELGGKAVTLSDSNGVAYDPTGIDEEKLAFVKELKNVRRGRISELAEHFPGVEYAEGKRPWSIKCDCAFPSATQNEISGEDAKTLIQNGCFVVCEGANMPTEPPGIELFLKKKILYGPGKAANAGGVAISGLEMAQNAQHISWPSEEVDGRLRSIMHTIYTVISQAAEEYGDPGNYVMGANIAGFLKVADAMLDQGLV
- a CDS encoding DUF1638 domain-containing protein, whose product is MRLKLIACDVLTREVCWSVARSPHVIDLEFTPKGAHDESDTLRAMLQSKIDAASVSPEPYNAILLAYGICGNSTVGLCARTTRLVIPRAHDCCTLFLGSKAAFSKHFGSNPSQPFSTAGYIERGDWDSLSTTTARLLGTDKTFDDYVRLYGEENARYIAETMNASLDQGESDTLVYIDVAETHNAALKAECRARAEAAGKRFVELGGSVRLLARLANGDWDPDEFLVVEPGQRVMGVYDLDEVMRAKDHTE